The Cynocephalus volans isolate mCynVol1 chromosome 1, mCynVol1.pri, whole genome shotgun sequence region TGACAAAAAAACAATAGTTCCaaagcaaagaaatgattaatgcTATCACAGATCTCTGCTATCACCTTAATCGTTTCTTCTTACAGTACAGATTCACCAGTATTTTCTTTCCTCCCGATGTAAAACTTAAATGGAGTGAGATTTGTTCAAACTACTGTCGTAACAAAATAAGCTATATACCTCCAGCTATTTCAGTGAACTCTTCCCCTGTATCCAAACTATAAAAGTGTTTTCACATCCTTTTCCTAGTTTACCATGAATGACGGATctgttttaaaagcaaagaaGTTTCACTTGATGAGGACACACAAGGACTTCTATTAGACAAAGTCGGTATTCAAAGAAAAGATTCTAAAGCAGAACAAAGCAGCTGGGGGCACATTACATATCCACTGGGATTACACTGCCTCCTAAGCTTCTGTCAAGTAAAATGTCTGTTTGTGAGAAGGTCATATTTTTACTTGTTGGTTCAGCAAACACTTGACACCACTGTCTGGGATAAAAAAGACGCTGGGTTCAGGCCCTTCCACACGTTGCACATCCCAGAACCGAGACCTGGGCCCTCTGGGCCCAAGACTTTTCTTTAGGAATAAAGGTGTGTGAATTTCCAGCTCCACAGCACAGTATCTACAGGCTGGGCTGGTGTTAGCTTGAACTTTGGCGCCACCTCCAGATCACAGTGCATCTTGCGTCACTGTGGTACTAACTCATTGAGAAATCCTACATGCATTTGTAGTTAAGTTAGTGTGTGTGAGTGCGGCATGGAGGGGATGGAGAACCCCCTACCATAACCTGTCTACAGAGGAATGAGAAGGAAACCTGTGTCCTCTTACACCATTCTACAGGTGAGTTTGCCTTTTTATTGCAAGACAACagataaaaaacacacaaatgtacAGGGTGAACACTCTTATAATGACTACCCAGATTAAGAAACAGAACTTCTCTAGCACCCCCCCATCCTCATTTTAACCTGTCCCACTAGAGAGGTCAGTTTAGTTTTAGTTGTCTATGTCATCTAAGTAGTTTAATCATTCCATCAGTGATGGATCAGTTTTAAAATTGGAATCCACCGAGAAGTGGCTGTCTGCACTGGATAGGGCAGCCCTCAGCGGACCTCACCTTTGAGCAACCGAATCAATTGCTTAGATATTTCTTGCAGGGAAGACAGCAACATGGAGAAGTGTCTCCACTGCATTGCTCTGGCGTCTGTCCTCATGCCCTGGCTGTGTCAGCCGGTGCCTCTGGAGGCCTGCAGGGTTGGAGCAGCCAGCCCTGGAACCAGTGCCCAGAGTCCAGTTTGACAGCCTCACCTTGGAGGGCTGGGTGACAGCACTTGCCTGAGCTCCTGACAGCTGGCAACCTGGAGAGTTCTTGGTAGCTCTTCTTGGTAGAGCTAGAGGCCTTGGCTGGGTTCCAGGGGAGCCTCGAGCTGCCCAGCGGAGACCAGGGGACCAAGCTGCCCCGAGGCACTGCTTTCGGGAGGGAAGGTGACCAAGTCCGAATTCTTGTGCTCATTTTGGTCACTGTGCTGCTTCTTATGGCATCTCAGAGAGTCGTCCCTGACGAAGGAGGCCCCGCAGGTCTCACAGCGAAAGGCCCTCTGGGTCACTATCTTGGCCACGTGCTGGGAGCTGGGCCCTTCCTTGCCCGGTGGGGCCCGGTTCTCTGTCTTGGCCTCATCCCTGTGCACCTTGTCAATGTGcttggccaggctgctgggcCGCTTCGTGTCAAAGCTGCAGAAGTCGCACTTGAAGGGACGGTCCTTGCAGTGGACCCGACTGTGCACACGCAGGGCTGCCGCACTGGAGCAGGAGTAGCTGCACTCGGGACACTTCTCGGGGTGGTCAGCCTGATGCAGCCGGCTGTGCTCCAGGAGGTCGGCCCGGTCCTGGCCCTGGAAGGCACAGTGCAGACACTTGAACGTGTGCTTGATGCGGATGTGCGACTTGAGGTTCGCCTTCATGGTGCAGCGCACGTCGCAGAACTCACACTTGAAAGGCTTCTCCCCCGAGTGCACGATCATGTGCCTTTTCAAGTCTGAGCTGATTTTGAACTTGGCGCTACAGAGCCAGCACTGGAAGGGGGTGTCCCCTAGCAATGGAAGGTGTGTTTCCATTAGAGCAGGCAGGCAAAACAGAACTCCCCTTCCCTCCGCCCAAATGTGTCAGCACACCTGGCTGCAATGAGCTGGTTCGGTCTTTTGAACTCTGACCACCTCCTAATTATGAAACCACTTACTGTGTATATTAGCTCACTTCATCCTCACAGCAAACCTATGAATGGGTACtactacccccattttacagatgggacaactgaggctcagagaggtcaagttaTTTGAACTAGGACAAACAGATTTGAACACAGGCATCATGGAACTCAAGTCCACACACTTGATGATCCTTCAGTTTCAAGTCTAAACTCTCATTTAACTTGACATCCCAGAACTGAACATGGCAGAAGAGGAGATTTAAGTTACATGTAACTGTCCCAAATCAAGCTAAGATTGATGAGTAGCTCACCACAGTGTTTAAGCTATCGTACATCAGTTAATTGGCTTGTATTACTAGTTAAAGTTTCTTAGTTTTGTAACTACAGATGAATTTTACTTAATTAACATATGAATATGGCAGCAGGACAGGGGACAAGCCTTAGTAGCTTCCTCTCTAACTTAGAGTCCCGTTCCCTAGAGGCATTGCTAAGGATTTTTAGTTGTTTTGGAGGTTGTTACCTCAAACATCAGTTGACTGTATGCAAAGAATCTTGCTTCTCTTACACACTCATCTTTTCTCCAACCTTCTCCTGCATTCTGCTGGTTGTGACTTTTACTCTCCGAGTTACCTTCTAAATTGAATAATAGTCTCACATCTTAGGCCCTCAGCTTGAGAAGTTCTTTGAggattccttcctcttcttcacaCTCCCCTACTTGTCAGGAGTAGCTTTATTTTAAGTTCAAAAACATTTCCATTCTTTCTAGTGAATTCCCATACTTTAGTTCTTTTCAGATTTCAATTTTAGAATCAAAGTACAAATAAATTATGACTGGGTATGTGACATTCAGAGCCAAATAGTGCACCAAGATTACAATTGCCTCCATATATAGGGCCACTGTCACACTGGGTCCAGTGGACAGTGTCACTCCCATCAAGGTCAAATAGTCCTTTTTTACATGCTCATTTTGGGACACATTTTAGCTCGCTTCTGGGTGGGACTGtccatttcttaagaaaaaagaacaatctCAGAAGGCATCATCTCCTAAGTATGTAACCTTTACGTGaaattttcttagatttttctgaatttcttgaTTTAGTTTCTCTTAACCTTCTGTACAAGTATCATCCTGATATTTCTCTTTGCTGCAATTCCAGTTGGCTATATTCAGATATTCATACATCAAAAGTCTCAAGCCAGACTTTGTTTTCTCCCTTGTTTTGCTAGAATTTATCTTCTAGTAACTTCCACTAGCACcgtggctgggagtaaagtcttAAATCCTTGCATATCTTTCTATTCTGCTCTCATACTTGTGGTAGTTTGGCagggtatagaattctaagtCAAAAATCATTACCCAACTTTGAGGGCACTGTTCTGCTGTCTCCTGGGAGCCAATACTTCTGAGAAGTGTTTCTAGGTATGACCTCCCCTGCCAACTTCCTTCATCCTGATTGGCATCTTGTAAGCCCTTTCACTCTCCTGGCCCCTTAGAATTGTGGAattctttgtttttcctcatttGCTTTCacacttctattttcttttcttccagacCTAGTCAGAAGCCAGATTTCCAGGTTTTGGTTAGTTCTCTAACCCAGTTCTTTTTTCCCCTAATCTCTGGGAAATTTTGTTAACTTTACAGCCAGCAACCTTAGTTTTAATCCATACTTCTTATTCTCACTACTTCATTGAGCCCTACTTAAATGCAACGTTTCTGCCAGTGGGTAGACACCAACTGGAACATAAAAATTCTTGTCTATTACCCAAGTCTTCCATTATTTCCAGGATTAGTTATTTGTTACACCTGGCACATTTTATGCCATCATTTCCTGCAAATGACTCATAATCCTTGGTTGACTATATCTAGGAAAAATAGACTTTTAAGGATTAGACATAGAGGCCATGGGTTTCACCTGCTACTGGAGAGGTTGGGCAGTTTCACCAATAGGCTTTTGCTTCTCCCCTGAGCTTTGTTACCATGGCTGTCTACACACCAGCTCCAAGTCCAGAGCTCTCAGGACACTCAGACATTGGCTAGAAAGGTTGGCTCCCAACTCTTTGGCTGGCTCCCATTTGCTAGGACACAGCTTTCTTTACTGAATACTAAATGTCAGCATATTCTTATCTGCTTGCCATCTTCCATGAATTCATTGAAAATTCTCATGAGCCTTCTTTTGAGTATCCCAATCCCCGTTTTTCTGTGCCACGATTGATTGATCTTACCTACCTATCGTTATTTTCAGTGGGTTcccagaaaagaaggaaaataatactttCTAGAACTAGAAGATTGTGATTTACAATTACATTTAACTGATTTTACTACATTTCTCAATGAATCCATACAATCAGTATAAGTTAAATTACTGAAACACCTTGTTTATAGGTCAGACTTTTGAGACACATCTTTTACTTCTTGGCTACTGTACTGGGTACCCATCCCCAGATGTATTGTATGTAATCAAGTTATAAAACCCAGCAGCCAGGCTGTCATGTGTTACAGAAAGCTGTAGtcctggaagaagaaaaacaagccTCACAATCATCACAGAAATGTCAAATTTTTTTACATCTATCACACTAAGTCATTTAAGTTGTGTTTTAAGCAAATGAAGGTTAAGAAATTGGAGAAAAGTAAGGTACTAAGGTTTCCGGATCAGGGTCTTACCTGTGTGAGATCGGAGGTGGACGGTGAGCTGGCTGGAGTTACGGCTGGCATAGGGGCAGAGCTGGCATTTGTATGGCCGCTCATCAGAATGTATCCGCAGGTGCTTCTTGAGGCTGCTGCTGTCCACGGCGGCATAGTCACACAGGTGACACTTGTGTGGCTTCACGCTGGTGTGGCACCGCATATGCATGGTCAGGTTGTCCTTCCGGCTGAAGCACTTGTCGCAGAACTCACACTTGTGTGGTTTGTCTCCTTCAAACACATAAGGGTTCAAGGATTTAAGGGTTTCTCGGTCAAGATTGACTATGCAGAGATTAAGCCTGGGCACAAGGGTCTGCCTCCTCCTTCTGTTCAAATGCTCAGAGATTAGAAGATACTGAAGTCTAGATCAGCATACTGGGAAACAAGAAGGGGTGCCATTCATTGATGGctcagaaattttgaaaaatcttaaGGGACAGATTAGACAAAAATCAGACTGatgaagaaaattacaggccaaacACTTGTTTGGGAAGATGGGAGTGATTGTAGAAGCATTCATGATAAGAAGTGGCAGGTGTAGGGATCTGAGACAGAAAGCTAGCCACTGTTTGATAAACCACGTAGAGAATGATCAGGTTGACCCCTTTTCCCACTTGAACCAGGCAGCAACAGTATCTCCCAGGGTGTTAGTGAACAAGGGGGCTGAGGTCAGAAAAAGAATACAAGGACCTGGTAGCTAGAGAAACCCTGGACAGCAGAGAATCACAAGCCTAGAACATCTCCACCCAGCAGTGTGTTCCATCCCTACTCCCAAAGCCACTCCAAGCTGATtatatccaaataaaaattagtcAGGGGgccgggccggcctgtggctcactcgggagagtgtggtgctgataacaccaaggccacgggttcggatcccatatggggatggctggttgctcact contains the following coding sequences:
- the ZFP64 gene encoding zinc finger protein 64 isoform X4, whose product is MSRRKQAKPQHLNSEEPRPSRQEFAEVARQVVGDLASELNNDVPKPACLSTESSDTQRGSVVAAASESREQTATLGERTFNCCYPGCHFKTVHGMKDLGRHLRIHTGDKPHKCEFCDKCFSRKDNLTMHMRCHTSVKPHKCHLCDYAAVDSSSLKKHLRIHSDERPYKCQLCPYASRNSSQLTVHLRSHTGDTPFQCWLCSAKFKISSDLKRHMIVHSGEKPFKCEFCDVRCTMKANLKSHIRIKHTFKCLHCAFQGQDRADLLEHSRLHQADHPEKCPECSYSCSSAAALRVHSRVHCKDRPFKCDFCSFDTKRPSSLAKHIDKVHRDEAKTENRAPPGKEGPSSQHVAKIVTQRAFRCETCGASFVRDDSLRCHKKQHSDQNEHKNSDLVTFPPESSASGQLGPLVSAGQLEAPLEPSQGL